The Arachis ipaensis cultivar K30076 chromosome B03, Araip1.1, whole genome shotgun sequence region TCACCACCAGGTTTCCTCTCAAGATTATGAACATCCTCAATGTCAACATCCACATGCCTTGCAGGTTGAAAGCTTCCTTTATCAACATTGCAATATGCAAAACTTAACATCGGCAAACAAAATATATCAGCAGATGAATTAACGTGTTTTANNNNNNNNNNNNNNNNNNNNNNNNNNNNNNNNNNNNNNNNNNNNNNNNNNNNNNNNNNNNNNNNNNNNNNNNNNNNNNNNNNNNNNNNNNNNNNNNNNNNNNNNNNNNNNNNNNNNNNNNNNNNNNNNNNNNNNNNNNNNNNNNNNNNNNNNNNNNNNNNNNNNNNNNNNNNNNNNNNNNNNNNNNNNNNNNNNNNNNNNNNNNNNNNNNNNNNNNNNNNNNNNNNNNNNNNNNNNNNNNNNNNNNNNNNNNNNNNNNNNNNNNNNNNNNNNNNNNNNNNNNNNNNNNNNNNNNNNNNNNNNNNNNNNNNNNNNNNNNNNNNNNNNNNNNNNNNNNNNNNNNNNNNNNNNNNNNNNNNNNNNNNNNNNNNNNNNNNNNNNNNNNNNNNNNNNNNNNNNNNNNNNNNNNNNNNNNNNNNNNNNNNNNNNNNNNNNNNNNNNNNNNNNNNNNNNNNNNNNNNNNNNNNNNNNNNNNNNNNNNNNNNNNNNNNNNNNNNNNNNNNNNNNNNNNNNNNNNNNNNNNNNNNNNNNNNNNNNNNNNNNNNNNNNNNNNNNNNNNNNNNNNNNNNNNNNNNNNNNNNNNNNNNNNNNNNNNNNNNNNNNNNNNNNNNNNNNNNNNNNNNNNNNNNNNNNNNNNNNNNNNNNNNNNNNNNNNNNNNNNNNNNNNNNNNNNNNNNNNNNNNNNNNNNNNNNNNNNNNNNNNNNNNNNNNNNNNNNNNNNNNNNNNNNNNNNNNNNNNNNNNNNNNNNNNNNNNNNNNNNNNNNNNNNNNNNNNNNNNNNNNNNNNNNNNNNNNNNNNNNNNNNNNNNNNNNNNNNNNNNNNNNNNNNNNNNNNNNNNNNNNNNNNNNNNNNNNNNNNNNNNNNNNNNNNNNNNNNNNNNNNNNNNNNNNNNNNNNNNNNNNNNNNNNNNNNNNNNNNNNNNNNNNNNNNNNNNNNNNNNNNNNNNNNNNNNNNNNNNNNNNNNNNNNNNNNNNNNNNNNNNNNNNNNNNNNNNNNNNNNNNNNNNNNNNNNNNNNNNNNNNNNNNNNNNNNNNNNNNNNNNNNNNNNNNNNNNNNNNNNNNNNNNNNNNNNNNNNNNNNNNNNNNNNNNNNNNNNNNNNNNNNNNNNNNNNNNNNNNNNNNNNNNNNNNNNNNNNNNNNNNNNNNNNNNNNNNNNNNNNNNNNNNNNNNNNNNNNNNNNNNNNNNNNNNNNNNNNNNNNNNNNNNNNNNNNNNNNNNNNNNNNNNNNNNNNNNNNNNNNNNNNNNNNcattaatattttcaaaataataataataataataataataataataataataatactttgTCTTGAGTATAAATTTAACATAGAAATGGTGAAACTAACTGATTGAAAACGAGAAACTTACTCAGTAGATAGCCATTTCACACTGTCTTCTGCTCTAAAGTTAGGGGTCGCTTGGCAATGGAAAATTCCTGTTAGTGACAAGGCATGTGCTGCCACTTTTCCCAGAAGCCGCAAGACATTTGTAGATTTTCTGGAAATAGAAAAGGGGGAAGCAAACATTTCATCAGCTTAAATTAATGACAGCATACTTCCAGTTAAATTATTAAGGAGGATATAGTTATTAGAAGACACCAACCTCTGAAAATGTCTGTGCAGATCCCAATGAAGGAACCTAAGCTTGTTCTCCTCAGATAAATCTTTGTTTATGAAATTAATTGCATTAGCAAACTCTGAACGGAGTATTGACTCGCGAGGCTTCCTCTCACGTGACTGTTGGTAAAATACAATGCAACATCAATCGCTTGAAGAGTCTTACAAAGAATGAAACAAACCAAAATCCTTCAGTTGGAAAAGTTACAATAAAATTGTATACTGGAGACTGAGGAGGTTGGATAATATTTCTACCAAATTAGGGAAAATATGAGGCATTTCAGAAGATCAcctttattaaattcaaaataattatgGGGTTCCCATATCTTTTGACAAGATTCTCAAAGTGAAGTTTAGTTGCTTGGTAATTTTCATCCTTCTTTGACACTGGAGACAAGCAATCCCAAAAGCAAACGCTTGGTCACTCGTGCATAAAATTAGGTAACATAAGCGTTGCATGTTTTACAATATCCAGGAAATGGGAAGACATACATATAATATCTGGTTTAAGATTCAGACGCGAAGTCTCCTGTGACCAGAAAAGAGGGATCGAACCCCTGTTCTGGACAACAGAGCTTATTTGGACAGGGAGACCTTCAGGAACAGCCTCAAACACAATTTGTTCTGTCTCAACATCATTAGCTACTCTGCCCTTCTCATTTACACCCCGTCTCAGATACCTACATATGATATAATAACCAAATAAAAGAAGCTGCAAAACATACATATGGTGGAATATGCATTCATGAGTAGCATTTAGTGgaataaaaactaaattaaaaattaagcCGGGGAAATTAGTAAAGGAATTAATTTTAGTAGTAACATTTTTAGTTAGATTAATCAAAGACAaatcaagaatgaaaataatttgtcAACTGCCTGTTTCTCTCTGCTCTGCTGCAGCACTTCATTTCACAAATTTACATATCTTAGATCTGTTTCACCTACTACAGACCCAAGAACAATCAACACTGGTGCCAGACCAACCTGCAACTGGAGGTTCAGTTCAACATCCTCATTCATCCGTGAAGCAACACACCCCTCATGCAAGTGACATAATGTCTCTCTCAATCTAGCCACATTCTTTAAACACCTCTCTGCCAATTAGATTCCAGCCACAtctaatcatcatcatcactccACCATGGTTGCTCAATCATCAATCCCTCTTTGATCTGTATTGCCAGAATTGCAGAAAATCGAGATTCCTGCATTCTGGCACAATTCCAGGAATTAAGCAATTCATTTCTAGTGACAAAATGAAAATCCATGGTAACTGTATCGATCAGGAGAAGACTTGCATCAATTCAAGATTAATGTGATTCCAACAAACATGTATGCGATTTTTCCTTCAGCGTTTTCATTTTATGCTAAAAAGCCAGAGCTGGAATAGAATCTTATGTTTAGTCAACTAATCACAACTCTTTTCCAATAATATTCAAATGGAAAATGAGATGCTTTAGCCCTCCATCAGAATATGAAGAATAAAATCTTTTCTCTACCTCCCCTGAACCTTCTTATTAGTGGACATCAGCacaatcttttccattttttcaCATTTTACCAAATATATTACCAGCTCCTCATATTATGTTGgcattaatttatttaatttttccaaACTAAATCAGATTAATAGAAAATGCATCCGAAAATCCAAGCCAAGGATTCCATCATGCCATGTGCCATTAACATAAAATTGTACACAAACGTTGAAACCCAAGATAAGGATGGAAAATTTTCAGGAGAACAAAACATGCTCACATATCagcataaaatagtaataatcacAGAATTACTTAACAGACTAGCCAAGTTCATTATACAAACAAGGACAAATTATACATTGAGATTGATGTACAAGTATAACCAACTGAACACAATCAAAATGGCAAATGACATTCATTCAAATGCAAATAGAATTTATTTACTGTTTTggagaagaaaaaacaaaaaaattacataCCTAGTGCCAGCATAATGACGAGACCTCCTTGCAACTAGTGTAAGTATGAACTGCCGACCAGATATTGCAAGTGTGTCCTAATAATGAGCCATCATATAGATATTTAATATTTAGCCATGGAATGTCAAAAAACATATAGAGCCTATTTTTTGTGAATTACAAACTTATCAAAAACACACACAAAAAACTTAACTGTTTTTGCCAGGGAAAAATATATAGAAATTTGAAACTATGAAATTTAACGAGAGAGGCTGATAACATTATTCACTTAGAATAGCATCATAAGCCATTTATAATCACCTGTTTAAAAAATCCATACACAAGCGCAACTGTCCAAAGAGTATTCTGAAGGCTATTCCTAATTCCTTGAGTCAAAAATTCATTCCAGACAAACATTGTCTCATAAAGGACATGGCCTGTCTCATTTTCGCACAAATTCCTTTGAAGACTGCGCATTATGTGGTATGAGTAGCTGAAATAGAAATCCTTTGTAAGGTCGACCATACTTAGGAGCTTCTTGTATCTGAAAAAGTAATAAGAAAAAATGCAtataattaaacaaaacatgaaaacatttATATGATAACTTCAAAAAACATGAATACAAGCAAATTAGTAAGAGGGAAAGAAACTGAAAGATCGTTAGgaatgcaaaaaagaaaaaaaaaatttgaagcaATTGTCTATTATAAATTATCAAATGAAACAGGAGAAATATGCAAGCATTCAGTGTGAACTATATGATTTAAAAATGAAAGAATTAAAATCTACTTAACATGAAAGAATGTAAATACCTGTTTTCACTTTTAGTATTAGTCATGTTAGACTGAACTGAAGAACTTCTCAGTGGAATCATCTCACTCTTCGAAACAGCATATACTGTATGGCCACAGATTGCACCAATTTGCCTTCTTTTTGTGATAAGAAGCATGTAGTAAGGCCCCAAAAATTTTATGAAGCCTGAATGCAGAATAACATGTAAAGATAAGGACTGATCATTTATCAATATTCAACGACACACGACAACATCATCGGTCATACATACCAACAATTCCATAACAAGTTGTCACAAATTTCAGTCCACCCGTGGACTTATTCCCCTCATGAATACGCCTCAGCAGATCAGATATTTCACTTTCCGTATATGTGGTAGAATCTTCACGCACATTTAGCTCAGAAGGATCTAAACGGCCAATCTTTAGCACTCTCCAATAAGTATTGCTTTTATCCGTTCCTATCATGTAAAAGTTCTGTGGGATAAAACATAAAGATAAATGCACAGGATAAGAATTTAGTAGGTAGAATAAATGCACAATAATTTCTATAAAGAAGTGTCTCATCAATGATCAAACCATTGAAAGAATTCACAAAGCCGACAACTACTATCTACTTTGCCAAACTATTTCTCTTACCAAACAGTGAACATATAAACGTTTAAATCCATTTTGCTATCAACCATTGGATGAGTAGCCAGTTTCCTTTTCAATCCATAAACGtttaaaataacatttttaaaattaataagaaCCACTAGTGAGCTGATGAATGGTGCATAGGAAACTTTTTAATATGCATAAGATCCCTCAAACATGCACTTCTTACTTTCG contains the following coding sequences:
- the LOC107630590 gene encoding phosphoinositide phosphatase SAC3 isoform X1, producing MASSENEASYHSTSPASDELRSLPPEHTCIQKFRLYETLSNFYMIGTDKSNTYWRVLKIGRLDPSELNVREDSTTYTESEISDLLRRIHEGNKSTGGLKFVTTCYGIVGFIKFLGPYYMLLITKRRQIGAICGHTVYAVSKSEMIPLRSSSVQSNMTNTKSENRYKKLLSMVDLTKDFYFSYSYHIMRSLQRNLCENETGHVLYETMFVWNEFLTQGIRNSLQNTLWTVALVYGFFKQDTLAISGRQFILTLVARRSRHYAGTRYLRRGVNEKGRVANDVETEQIVFEAVPEGLPVQISSVVQNRGSIPLFWSQETSRLNLKPDIILSKKDENYQATKLHFENLVKRYGNPIIILNLIKSRERKPRESILRSEFANAINFINKDLSEENKLRFLHWDLHRHFQRKSTNVLRLLGKVAAHALSLTGIFHCQATPNFRAEDSVKWLSTDFAYCNVDKGSFQPARHVDVDIEDVHNLERKPGGENNITNGKQSIKLPMFQRGVLRTNCIDCLDRTNVAQYAYGLTALSHQLHVLGVIDDPKIDPDDPLGDGLMGFYEQMGDTLAHQYGGSAAHNKIFSERRGQWRAATQSQEFFRTLQRYYSNAYMDAEKQNAINIFLGHFQPQQGRPALWELDSDQHYDVGRHGDDDARSTVKRCFSDGNILRDSSALISTLHLKHGRLTKLDFLDQSEDGSRGFCDSSPEISTCESDMSFSRYTPPVSRRHLFGEMQRDCCFENDRIFYSEHPESFSSSNFVDLNWLSSINSCEEEHKRSSIPRLSSKSVGNGITGGDATPSTSESGYRNKGRKQSGSDASYDDTRSKILEEFPNTFVQWVTHGQTLSH
- the LOC107630590 gene encoding phosphoinositide phosphatase SAC3 isoform X2, yielding MASSENEASYHSTSPASDELRSLPPEHTCIQKFRLYETLSNFYMIGTDKSNTYWRVLKIGRLDPSELNVREDSTTYTESEISDLLRRIHEGNKSTGGLKFVTTCYGIVGFIKFLGPYYMLLITKRRQIGAICGHTVYAVSKSEMIPLRSSSVQSNMTNTKSENRYKKLLSMVDLTKDFYFSYSYHIMRSLQRNLCENETGHVLYETMFVWNEFLTQGIRNSLQNTLWTVALVYGFFKQDTLAISGRQFILTLVARRSRHYAGTRYLRRGVNEKGRVANDVETEQIVFEAVPEGLPVQISSVVQNRGSIPLFWSQETSRLNLKPDIILSKKDENYQATKLHFENLVKRYGNPIIILNLIKSRERKPRESILRSEFANAINFINKDLSEENKLRFLHWDLHRHFQRKSTNVLRLLGKVAAHALSLTGIFHCQATPNFRAEDSVKWLSTDFAYCNVDKGSFQPARHVDVDIEDVHNLERKPGGENNITNGKQSIKLPMFQRGVLRTNCIDCLDRTNVAQYAYGLTALSHQLHVLGVIDDPKIDPDDPLGDGLMGFYEQMGDTLAHQYGGSAAHNKIFSERRGQWRAATQSQEFFRTLQRYYSNAYMDAEKQNAINIFLGHFQPQQGRPALWELDSDQHYDVGRHGDDDARSTVKRCFSDGNILRDSSALISTLHLKHGRLTKLDFLDQSEDGSRGFCDSSPEISTCESDMSFSRYTPPVSRRHLFGEMQRDCCFENDRIFYSEHPESFSSSNFVDLNWLSSINSCEEEHKRSSIPRLSSKSVGNGITGGDATPSTSESGYRNKGRKQSGSDASYDDTRC